The Pochonia chlamydosporia 170 chromosome 1, whole genome shotgun sequence genome window below encodes:
- a CDS encoding proline-rich protein RiP-15 (similar to Metarhizium robertsii ARSEF 23 XP_007825872.1): MSAPPPPPPHGEAPRSSGLPPGKYDIFVIPEHSAGAGFLYLPSLKPSVNSFFAGFASALILVALFQSMAPAFRAWWETFQGLGNMGITLLILGVGFGAWALGRTQKDSPGSSYHHQSSYSSGGGSGPGTAPGGFGSSTPGASPNGGAHARGHGGPPPPPPPHSSPPPPPPGGGGPPPQQRAQSSQPPPPPQPEKPKSSWQRSPPQPSTPKPQSPKGTWEKAREETRKKEEERKAKEAEQKRREEAAKRLAELRAKEAKERLEREKERERKEKETSEKKLKEEAEQRRKELAEKLKKEREEKEGQRKKEAAAGMGAARANSSYAFSGVGEKTSMWPEGKPAGPPQTGSAGSSPTKKPPSPGKKPPPPTARTYVSTPEEEAYSFRPYDQPKKTHRRPSMSSFTGSDASWAQSHTTARTSPPPSVRGRPYTTKDPDKIVIQAVYLFINQYSKTPASQLVSGVGSVTDGLILRITTEGLFIDDDVRGVPQREWDVKAWTLKLVEVWCPPHCLNSSASATSNTSSGPKSAPHLLYKMATARRTAGRDTQKVLNGDEADTYLTEMLRACKDCCRLGLCERTFKDTNIPSSSGQTGAWKAKGLHVLRATVRDQDGKRYVFVMNETESWKLAFGLQRLRGGTQVRQLGVAGMTPSEARGTLEMLGWSG; the protein is encoded by the coding sequence ATGAGcgcaccgccgccgcctccgccgcaCGGCGAGGCACCAAGGTCGTCTGGGCTACCACCCGGTAAATATGACATCTTTGTTATACCAGAGCATTCTGCCGGCGCAGGATTTTTATATCTGCCATCTTTGAAACCCAGTGTCAATAGTTTCTTCGCAGGCTTTGCCTCGGCCTTGATACTTGTGGCACTATTCCAAAGCATGGCGCCGGCTTTTCGTGCTTGGTGGGAGACATTCCAAGGCTTGGGCAATATGGGTATAACGCTTTTGATACTTGGCGTTGGATTCGGTGCTTGGGCCCTGGGGCGTACGCAAAAGGACTCGCCCGGCTCGAGCTATCATCACCAGAGTTCCTACAGCTCTGGAGGAGGAAGCGGACCGGGCACGGCGCCTGGCGGCTTCGGATCGTCGACTCCTGGCGCATCTCCCAACGGAGGAGCTCATGCTaggggacatggaggaccaccaccaccgccgccgcctcacAGCAgcccgcctcctccaccacctgGAGGCGGAGGACCGCCGCCGCAACAACGGGCACAATCATCACAACCGCCCCCTCCTCCGCAACCCGAGAAACcaaaatcatcatggcaacgGTCACCGCCTCAGCCCAGCACACCGAAACCGCAATCGCCAAAGGGAACCTGGGAGAAGGCTCGTGAGGAAACGcgaaagaaggaagaggaacGGAAAGCAAAGGAAGCAGAACAAAAACGTCGAGAAGAGGCTGCAAAACGACTTGCAGAGTTaagagcaaaagaagcaaaggagagactggagcgggagaaggaaagagaacgaaaggaaaaggagacgagcgagaagaagctcaaggaagAAGCCGAGCAGCGACGGAAGGAGCTGGCAGAGAAActcaagaaggagagggaggaAAAGGAGgggcaaagaaagaaggaagctGCCGCCGGCATGGGAGCTGCGCGGGCGAACAGTTCATATGCCTTTTCAGGAGTTGGAGAGAAGACGAGCATGTGGCCAGAAGGAAAACCGGCTGGTCCACCACAAACAGGCTCGGCTGGTTCATCGCCAACCAAAAAGCCGCCGAGCCCTGGAAAGAAGCCTCCACCTCCAACCGCGAGAACGTATGTCAGTACACCCGAAGAAGAGGCATACTCGTTTCGACCATACGACCAACCAAAGAAGACGCATCGGAGACCGTCCATGTCTTCCTTTACCGGCTCCGATGCTTCATGGGCGCAGTCTCATACGACGGCCCGAACctcgccgccaccatcaGTTCGTGGCCGACCGTATACGACCAAAGATCCTGACAAGATTGTCATTCAAGCTGTGTATCTGTTCATCAACCAATACTCCAAGACACCAGCCAGTCAacttgtgtctggtgtagGATCCGTCACGGATGGCCTCATCCTGCGGATAACGACTGAAGGTCTCTTtatcgacgacgacgtcCGCGGCGTTCCGCAGCGCGAGTGGGACGTCAAGGCGTGGACGCTGAAACTTGTCGAGGTATGGTGCCCCCCGCACTGCTTGAAttcgtctgcttctgctACTTCCAACACATCGTCCGGACCCAAGAGCGCCCCCCATTTGCTTTATAAGATGGCAACAGCCCGAAGAACCGCAGGCCGCGACACGCAAAAGGTTTTGAACGGCGATGAAGCCGACACCTATCTTACTGAGATGCTGCGTGCCTGCAAGGATTGCTGCCGTCTTGGTTTGTGCGAGCGAACATTTAAAGATACTAACATTCCGTCTTCCTCTGGTCAGACTGGAGCATGGAAGGCCAAGGGCTTGCACGTTCTCCGTGCCACCGTACGCGATCAAGATGGAAAGAGATATGTCTTTGTAATGAATGAAACTGAGAGCTGGAAGCTTGCGTTTGGATTGCAGCGCCTTCGAGGCGGTACGCAGGTTCGACAACTAGGCGTGGCTGGAATGACGCCTTCCGAAGCAAGAGGGACACTGGAGATGTTGGGATGGTCGGGCTGA
- a CDS encoding SNARE complex subunit (Vam7) (similar to Metarhizium acridum CQMa 102 XP_007816144.1) — protein MAPPPEIAIPSTSVSQEDGSKPYTLYNITLRLPLKSFIVQKRYSDFAKLHNKLIEQVGAAPPEPLPGKHWLKSTVRSPDLTRDRQVALEKYLRTIAETPDRRWRDTSAWRSFLNLPSTSTTSSAVSASGMVRPAATGAADPQTWLDMHRELKQLLNEARQCLSRRDAASDSGSSTAAADASTAASKVLLNAGALVTNLSDGLRKIQESNRLGDGELRRRRDLVSNARMERDALEKLSHTVPTLSSSSYTRSNNSHSPAATSSEKAHVFKSARPTGGRVLGAPLPETAKTRELDNEGVLLLQQKEMASQDEAIDRLAEIVRRQKAMGIQIKTEVDEQNEILDALDRDVDRVNGKVEVANSRLKKL, from the coding sequence atggctccGCCACCAGAGAttgccatcccatccacaaGCGTCTCGCAAGAAGACGGCTCGAAGCCATACACGCTGTACAATATCACACTCCGCCTCCCACTGAAATCCTTTATTGTCCAAAAGCGCTACTCGGACTTTGCAAAGCTTCACAACAAATTAATCGAACAGGTTGGTGCGGCGCCACCTGAGCCCCTCCCCGGCAAGCACTGGTTGAAGTCGACGGTGCGGTCGCCAGACCTCACAAGAGACCGACAGGTTGCGCTGGAGAAGTATCTACGGACGATTGCGGAAACACCTGACCGACGATGGAGAGACACATCCGCCTGGCGGTCGTTTTTGAACCTGCCTAGCAcgagcaccaccagctcggCAGTTTCGGCGTCAGGAATGGTCAGACCAGCCGCCACTGGAGCAGCAGATCCCCAGACGTGGCTGGACATGCACAGAGAATTGAAGCAGCTTCTGAATGAGGCAAGGCAATGCCTGTCACGGAGAGATGCAGCATCcgacagcggcagcagcacgGCAGCAGCAGACGCAAGTACAGCGGCAAGCAAGGTTCTTCTTAACGCTGGAGCCCTCGTGACGAACCTATCAGATGGACTGCGGAAAATCCAAGAATCCAACAGACTGGGCGATGGTGAGCTCCGCCGCCGCAGAGACCTAGTGTCAAACGCAAGGATGGAGCGCGATGCCCTGGAGAAGCTATCTCACACGGTGCCAACGTTATCCTCAAGCTCATATACCCGCAGCAACAATAGTCACAGTCCTGCAGCCACCAGCTCCGAAAAAGCACATGTCTTCAAGAGTGCCCGGCCAACAGGAGGTCGTGTCCTCGGTGCACCGCTCCCCGAAACCGCCAAGACTAGGGAACTGGACAACGAGGGTGTTCTTCTTCTACAGCAAAAGGAAATGGCGTCACAGGACGAAGCCATCGACCGCCTTGCGGAAATTGTCCGCCGCCAAAAGGCAATGGGCATCCAGATCAAGACGGAGGTCGATGAGCAGAATGAGATATTGGATGCGCTGGATAGGGATGTCGACAGGGTGAATGGCAAGGTGGAGGTGGCGAATAGCAGGCTCAAGAAGCTGTGA
- a CDS encoding actin cytoskeleton organization protein App1 (similar to Neurospora crassa OR74A XP_001728502.1) translates to MPSYAGLTASGYGPGPSDTSQDVGERGERGYRRRKLAAMAGNLYRSGQQAVTDLRDSYVQSRGRGFDDFGTDQSTHIPGAFPDVAITSQGNEQMVLFPSYAKRHIKRDWTRVPRNQPTDQSEVQNEDWWRQEWEKHEDEKAVVDVDIRGWIYSPHVGPMTRRNRILIGLARQLSGIPAPKEDQGPGPSASGELKTQHQIHDEIHDQEKIAREAAMIEKRGQQEKHVARAGGYSEQPSDGNTLGVESARFRRRGSYTPESAPSSPSLSARQPSGLGELTDAELAIANANLMGRVAPFLTNPMVAMPMTIFFYNETRSQSKTVLTDDAGHFNVRAALEFIPTHVRVLANEKLSATQEVKITEPAGVSLISDIDDTVKRSNISAGAREIFRNTFVRNLGDMTIEGVREWYTDMHKLGVSMHYCSNSPWQLFPVLASFFKIAGLPPGSLHLKQYSGMLQGIFEPVAERKKSTLNRLVKDFPNRKFLLVGDSGEADLEVYTELALANPGRILAIFIRDVTTPEMTGYFDPAFDYNQRKMSSMTLDDGRPGSVKSTSRQNSAPGTAAEAKAASGPVMGTLIDFSDEPEEMTLDESAALAQVKQANPARRPSATDLLGARKPPPPRPAKPAALRSAPAHANVSNVTAKADMPPPKPKRPQGLGLSGLTPLTTIPSAGQEGVQNTKSSSTPASPEQNPAPPPLPRRRSGLKSLSPRLFGRGGSSSNADVDFEPLPPSAAAPPPPPSFGFSYYRSGSRSGSTTPSGSPTLGAQGVNKKLELWRRRLARAHEQLDSQGVALYTWRTGHDVVAEAVGIVKSAREEMKRKKWR, encoded by the coding sequence ATGCCTTCATACGCGGGATTGACGGCCAGTGGATATGGGCCTGGCCCGAGTGATACGTCTCAAGACGTCGGGGAGAGGGGGGAAAGGGGCTATCGGCGGAGGAAGCTcgcggccatggctggaaaCTTGTATCGAAGCGGACAGCAGGCTGTTACGGACCTTCGAGACTCGTACGTGCAATCAAGGGGCAGGGGCTTTGACGATTTTGGGACAGATCAAAGCACACATATCCCCGGTGCGTTCCCAGATGTGGCTATTACCTCACAAGGGAACGAGCAGATGGTTTTGTTTCCCTCGTATGCCAAGAGACACATTAAACGAGACTGGACACGAGTGCCGCGGAATCAGCCTACGGATCAATCTGAAGTACAGAACGAAGATTGGTGGCGGCAAGAATGGGAGAAGcatgaagatgagaaagcTGTCGTCGACGTGGATATCAGAGGATGGATATACTCACCCCATGTCGGCCCCATGACGAGAAGGAACCGCATTCTCATCGGTTTGGCCCGCCAGTTGAGTGGAATTCCAGCCCCAAAAGAGGACCAAGGGCCTGGTCCTTCTGCTAGTGGTGAACTTAAGACCCAACATCAAATACACGATGAGATACACGACCAGGAAAAGATTGCGCGAGAGGCAGCCATGATCGAGAAGCGCGGGCAACAAGAAAAGCATGTTGCTCGTGCAGGTGGTTACAGCGAGCAACCTTCAGATGGCAACACACTCGGTGTTGAATCGGCTCGCTTTCGAAGGCGCGGCAGCTATACCCCCGAATCTGCACCATCGAGTCCAAGCCTTTCGGCTCGACAACCGTCTGGCCTGGGCGAGCTGACCGATGCCGAACTGGCCATCGCAAATGCAAACTTGATGGGTCGTGTTGCACCTTTTTTGACGAACCCAATGGTAGCCATGCCAATGACCATCTTCTTCTACAACGAGACCAGGTCCCAATCAAAGACAGTCCTGACGGATGATGCTGGCCATTTCAACGTTCGAGCGGCTCTAGAATTCATTCCCACTCATGTCAGGGTACTCGCAAACGAGAAGCTCTCAGCTACGCAAGAGGTCAAGATTACAGAACCTGCGGGTGTGAGCTTGATTAGTGACATTGATGACACGGTTAAGCGTTCCAACATCTCAGCGGGCGCTCGCGAAATCTTCCGCAACACGTTTGTGCGAAATCTTGGCGATATGACGATCGAGGGAGTGCGGGAGTGGTACACAGATATGCACAAGTTGGGCGTGAGCATGCACTATTGCTCCAACAGCCCATGGCAATTGTTTCCTGTGCTGGCAAGCTTTTTCAAAATTGCTGGCCTGCCTCCAGGGTCCCTTCACTTGAAGCAATATAGTGGAATGCTGCAGGGCATATTCGAACCGGTGGCCGAGCGCAAAAAGTCCACCTTGAATCGACTTGTCAAAGACTTTCCAAACCGAAAGTTCCTTCTAGTTGGCGACAGTGGCGAGGCGGATCTCGAAGTGTACACAGAACTGGCGCTGGCTAATCCAGGTCGCATATTGGCCATATTCATTCGAGATGTGACGACACCAGAAATGACTGGGTACTTTGACCCTGCTTTCGACTATAATCAACGAAAGATGTCGAGCATGACGCTGGACGATGGTCGCCCGGGGAGCGTGAAATCAACAAGCCGACAGAATTCAGCGCCAGGCACtgcagcagaagcaaagGCAGCCTCTGGACCTGTCATGGGCACACTGATTGACTTTTCTGACGAGCCGGAAGAAATGACACTAGACGAATCTGCCGCTCTGGCGCAAGTGAAGCAGGCCAACCCGGCACGGAGACCAAGTGCTACAGATTTGCTAGGGGCACGGAAACCGCCCCCTCCACGACCAGCAAAGCCGGCGGCGTTGCGAAGCGCACCAGCTCACGCGAATGTGTCCAATGTGACAGCCAAAGCGGACATGCCACCGCCGAAACCAAAGAGACCTCAAGGCTTAGGCCTGTCTGGGCTGACACCTCTTACAACGATACCCAGCGCCGGCCAGGAAGGAGTACAGAATACTAAGAGCTCATCTACACCTGCATCGCCGGAGCAGAATCCAgcacctcctcctctgccgaGACGTCGATCTGGCCTTAAGAGTCTTAGCCCGCGTCTTTTTGGCAGAGGGGGATCGTCGTCAAATGCAGACGTTGACTTTGAACCATTACCACCATCCGCTGctgcgccgccaccaccaccctcatTTGGGTTCAGTTACTACCGATCAGGATCACGTTCGGGGTCCACAACACCGTCCGGCTCTCCGACACTGGGTGCTCAGGGCGTGAACAAGAAACTAGAATTGTGGAGGAGAAGACTTGCCCGGGCCCACGAGCAATTGGATAGTCAAGGGGTTGCTCTTTACACGTGGCGCACGGGAcatgatgttgttgctgaggctgtggGCATCGTGAAGTCGGCGcgggaggagatgaagagaaagaagtGGCGATAG
- a CDS encoding ATP-dependent RNA helicase DRS1 (similar to Coccidioides immitis RS XP_001243860.1): MAPQKRKPVEDDFITTLSDNDEDPFQEETASAPPPKKKAKINKKLKKASKDNEDSDEEEPQGIWGRKDDDDGAMNPDFEFVADDAGEFGDEEFEGWGFEGAKKGMSEKKGVDLEDIIRRRREKKNGKTEETLENGDDEAELENDLDVALDDDDDEVLADDAFGMNVDSEAEEDEEAEGEGDEDEDASDGPGKAGQADSDDEPASDDDSVATPEAHPDDEVSDGSDDEEDAEEQAKRDAFFAPEEKQTTDKKLDMSSFQGMSLSRPILRGLTAVGFTKPTPIQAKTIPIALMGKDLVGGAVTGSGKTGAFFVPILERLLFRPKKIPTTRVVVLTPTRELAMQCHDVGTKLARYTDIKFTLAVGGLSLKAQEVELRLRPDVIIATPGRFIDHMRNSASFNVDTVEILVLDEADRMLEDGFADELNEILTTLPKSRQTMLFSATMTSTVDRLIRVGLNKPVRLMVDSQKKTVTTLVQEFVRLRPGREGKRMGYLAHICKTFYHERVIVFFRQKKEAHKARIVFGLLGLSCAELHGTNMILTRPSLQRIASVESFRDGKVSYLLATDLASRGLDIKGVDTVINYEAPQSLEIYVHRVGRTARAGRKGTAVTLAAEADRKVVKAAVKAGKAQGAKITSRVIAPADADKLQDEIDEMEDEIEEIVREEKEEKQLAQAEMQVKRGENLIEHEAEIKSRPKRTWFETEHDKKKAKQAGKDELNGLRDSLKKKGSGKLSNKDKKTLDAKAMRSEGRLWKKGKGDAEAHKGKGPGKGKGKPKARGKPKGKIVNIGIEYTVNLERIHRDVKTSQMVYFQTDVNWHWVIMSAPPADSHQWNSSIQVQPSAGQWSSQTGPDLLLHFDLSLSSSNHHHESELSTILGQLHHLNLHLTTLHAITPRLANFVHPVTALHSGTAWARRSRTPTLNRPRAAPKAPDKTVSQPSGGCTQAQHPDDQSQVLSSPLTTAHHPRAPCANQQPYSPISSPLNPVAAPCQKTGRFI, translated from the exons ATGGCTCCTCAAAAGAGAAAGCCAGTCGAAGACGACTTCATAACCACTCTTTCCGACAACGACGAGGACCCtttccaagaagaaacaGCCTCcgctcctccaccaaagaagaaggcaaagatCAACAAAAAGTTGAAAAAGGCCAGCAAAGATAATGAGGATtcagatgaagaagagcctCAAGGAATTTGGGGCCgcaaggatgacgacgatggcgcTATGAATCCCGACTTTGAGTTCGTAGCCGACGATGCTGGGGagtttggcgatgaggaATTTGAAGGCTGGGGGTTTGAGGGTGCTAAGAAGGGAATGTCCGAGAAGAAAGGAGTGGATCTAGAAGATATTATCCGTCGACGtagagaaaagaagaatggAAAGACGGAGGAGACCTTGGAAAATGGTGATGACGAGGCGGAGCTGGAGAATGACCTGGATGTGGCcttggatgatgacgatgacgaggtaTTGGCAGATGATGCCTTTGGTATGAATGTCGACTCTGAggctgaggaagatgaagaagcggagggagaaggagatgaggacgaagacgcATCTGATGGTCCCGGCAAGGCTGGACAGGCTGACAGCGACGACGAGCCGGCTTCCGATGATGATTCAGTAGCGACTCCAGAAGCCCATCCCGACGACGAAGTATCCGATGgcagcgacgacgaagaggatgcCGAGGAGCAAGCAAAAAGAGACGCCTTCTTTGCGCCCGAAGAAAAGCAAACGACGGACAAAAAACTGGACATGTCTTCCTTCCAAGGCATGTCACTGTCTCGTCCGATCCTTCGTGGTCTTACCGCAGTTGGCTTCACCAAACCCACCCCTATCCAGGCCAAGACTATTCCCATCGCCCTCATGGGCAAGGATCTCGTCGGTGGCGCAGTCACTGGTTCAGGCAAAACTGGCGCATTCTTTGTCCCGATACTGGAGCGATTGTTGTTTCGACCCAAGAAAATCCCGACTACTCGCGTCGTTGTTCTCACCCCTACCCGTGAATTGGCCATGCAATGTCACGACGTTGGTACCAAACTGGCCAGGTATACCGACATCAAGTTCACTCTGGCTGTCGGTGGTCTCAGTCTGAAGGCTCAAGAGGTTGAACTTCGATTACGGCCCGACGTAATTATTGCAACACCAGGTCGATTTATCGATCACATGAGGAACTCGGCCAGCTTCAACGTTGACACAGTGGAAATCTTGGTTCTGGACGAAGCCGATCGCATGCTGGAAGATGGATTTGCAGACGAATTGAACGAAATTCTCACAACGCTGCCCAAGTCAAGACAAACGATGCTGTTTTCAGCCACCATGACCTCGACTGTTGATCGTCTCATCCGGGTTGGCCTGAACAAACCCGTACGATTGATGGTTGATTCACAAAAGAAGACAGTTACAACTTTGGTACAAGAATTTGTTCGACTTCGACCGGGTCGAGAGGGAAAGAGAATGGGTTATCTTGCACACATCTGTAAGACATTTTATCACGAGAGGGTTATCGTTTTCTTCCgccaaaagaaggaagcgCACAAAGCTCGCATAGTTTTTGGTCTATTGGGTTTATCATGTGCCGAGTTGCATGGAA CGAACATGATATTAACACGGCCTTCTCTACAGCGTATTGCTAGTGTTGAGTCGTTCAGAGACGGCAAAGTGTCGTATCTACTTGCAACAGATCTTGCTTCTCGTGGTTTGGATATCAAGGGTGTCGATACGGTCATCAACTACGAGGCGCCTCAATCTCTTGAAATCTACGTACATCGTGTTGGTCGTACAGCCCGTGCCGGACGAAAAGGCACAGCCGTCACACTGGCGGCGGAGGCAGACCGTAAAGTTGTCAAGGCCGCAGTCAAGGCTGgaaaagcacaaggcgccAAAATTACGAGCAGAGTGATCGCCCCTGCAGATGCAGACAAATTACAGGATGaaattgatgagatggaggACGAAATCGAAGAGATTGTCCGTGAGgaaaaggaggagaagcaaTTAGCACAGGCGGAAATGCAAGTGAAGAGGGGCGAGAACTTGATTGAACACGAGGCGGAGATCAAGTCAAGACCCAAGAGAACGTGGTTTGAGACTGAGCACGataagaagaaggccaagcaAGCTGGCAAGGACGAGCTAAACGGATTGCGCGactcgttgaagaagaagggcagtGGAAAGTTGAGTAATAAGGACAAGAAAACGCTTGACGCCAAGGCCATGAGATCGGAGGGCAGATTatggaagaagggcaaagGCGATGCGGAAGCACATAAGGGCAAAGGGCCAGGCAAGGGGAAAGGAAAGCCAAAAGCAAGAGGCAAACCCAAAGGGAA AATTGTAAATATTGGCATTGAATATACTGTCAATCTTGAGCGTATTCATCGTGATGTCAAGACGAGCCAAATGGTTTATTTCCAAACTGATGTCAATTGGCACTGGGTGATTATGTCAGCCCCGCCAGCGGACTCG CACCAATGGAACAGCAGCATTCAAGTCCAGCCGAGTGCTGGTCAGTGGAGcagccagactggacctGACTTGCTCCTGCACTTTGATCTCTCACTCTCATCCAGCAATCACCATCACGAGTCCGAGCTCTCCACTATCCttggccagcttcatcatctcaATCTCCATCTCACAACACTCCACGCCATCACACCCCGTCTTGCTAATTTCGTCCATCCCGTCACTGCGTTGCACTCTGGGACCGCCTGGGCCAGACGCTCGCGCacgccaacattgaacagacCTCGCGCCGCGccaaaagcaccagacaagacagtATCCCAACCCTCTGGTGGCTGCACGCAGGCACAGCATCCTGACGACCAGAGTCAGGTGCTCTCATCACCGCTCACCACCGCTCACCACCCCCGTGCCCCATGCGCGAACCAACAGCCCTACAGTCccatctcatcaccattgaATCCAGTCGCAGCCCCCTGTCAGAAGACGGGGCGGTTCATCTGA
- a CDS encoding nlpC/P60 family domain-containing protein, whose protein sequence is MFSNTFAPFTAVTLSLLAAANALPSNTNQLFKKSTTKTGFINVTVATLWTNSSMPRVIDAPAISSPVDIPKWLSSMTVDQFRDLTDSSRTQSQALYGARVEITDTKDNWYEVAVTSQISPNNKLGYPGWIPASQVAMREPLYEELQDKRPFALVNKGPMTALYHDVQLKRKIMDLSYNTRLPLLLKLGKAVQVAVPGSIGYLAASEVSVYNTASDIPYPTGQDLIESGKMFLNHPYLWGGASGYAFDCSGFTSTMYAAHGIAIARDSGPQAYFTNTGPIIDRSDLQTGDLIFYASNTSNPKSIYHVAMYAGDDNMLESYAAGTPLRLTPVRFNDDYWGAKRYLEPKK, encoded by the coding sequence ATGTTCTCCAACACATTCGCGCCATTTACGGCGGTGACTCTTTCCCTTTTAGCAGCTGCCAATGCGTTGCCCTCAAATACCAACCAACTTTTTAAAAAGTCGACAACAAAAACTGGCTTTATCAACGTAACTGTTGCTACACTATGGACCAACTCCAGCATGCCTCGTGTCATTGACGCACCGGCGATCAGCAGCCCCGTCGATATTCCGAAATGGCTCAGTTCAATGACGGTCGACCAGTTCCGAGACTTGACCGACAGTTCAAGAACTCAAAGCCAAGCGCTGTACGGAGCTCGTGTCGAAATCACCGACACCAAAGACAATTGGTATGAAGTTGCGGTGACTTCGCAAATTTCGCCAAATAATAAACTCGGTTATCCGGGTTGGATTCCAGCAAGCCAGGTAGCCATGCGTGAGCCATTGTACGAGGAATTACAGGACAAGCGGCCATTTGCGCTTGTGAATAAGGGACCGATGACGGCACTTTACCACGATGTACAGTTGAAGAGAAAGATTATGGATCTTTCCTATAACACTCGGCtcccccttcttctcaagctcgGCAAGGCCGTTCAGGTTGCTGTCCCCGGATCGATTGGGTATCTTGCCGCGAGTGAAGTCAGCGTCTATAATACAGCTTCCGATATCCCATACCCAACAGGACAGGATCTTATTGAATCTGGAAAGATGTTTCTTAATCATCCATATCTTTGGGGAGGTGCTTCCGGATACGCATTTGATTGCTCTGGCTTCACATCTACCATGTATGCTGCGCATGGCATCGCTATTGCTCGCGACTCCGGACCACAGGCCTACTTCACTAATACGGGGCCTATCATCGATCGTTCTGACTTGCAGACTGGAGACTTGATCTTTTACGCTTCAAATACTAGCAACCCAAAGTCGATTTATCATGTGGCCATGTATGCTGGTGATGACAATATGCTGGAGTCGTACGCCGCGGGTACGCCGTTGCGACTGACGCCAGTTCGATTCAATGATGATTACTGGGGAGCGAAGCGCTATCTTGAGCCGAAAAAGTAG
- a CDS encoding calponin-like actin-binding protein (similar to Cordyceps militaris CM01 XP_006667985.1) encodes MGESRQELIQWLNSLLQLNMTKVEQCGTGAALCQVFDSIYMDVPMSKVKFNANGEWAYVQNFKVLQSMDTILDHLFAKHQIDKPIPVEALIKCKMQDNLEFLQWTKRFWDLNFPDHDYDAVSRRKGGGIASSTAPITRAPVSTGAARRGGAAAAAPRVPKAAGVGSGSAQLQAENATLKETVTGLERERDFYFSKLRDIELLIQQAVEEDPELEKQEDGLIKQIQLILYSTEEGFEIPEEGEPLDDQETF; translated from the exons ATGGGTGAATCGAG ACAAGAACTTATTCAATGGCtcaacagcctcctccagctcaacATGACCAAGGTCGAGCAATGCGGCACTGG CGCTGCTCTCTGCCAGGTCTTCGACAGCATATATATGGATGtgcccatgtccaaagtcaagttcaacgccaATGGTGAATGGGCATACGTGCAGAATTTCAAAGTGTTACAAAGTATGGACACCATCCTTGATC ATTTATTTGCCAAGCATCAAATTGACAAGCCCATCCCCGTCGAAGCTCTGATCAAATGCAAGATGCAGGATAACCTGGAGTTCCTGCAGTGGACCAAGAGGTTCTGGGACCTAAACTTCCCCGACCACGACTACGACGCTGTCTCACGGAGAAAGGGCGGCGGCATTGCCAGCTCTACTGCCCCCATCACCAGAGCTCCTGTCTCTACGGGCGCTGCCCGACGAGGcggtgctgctgccgctgccccCCGAGTTCCCaaggctgctggtgttggcTCCGGCTCGGCCCAGTTGCAAGCAGAGAATGCAACTCTCAAGGAGACCGTCACCGGTCTTGAGCGCGAGCGAGATTTTTACTTTAGCAAGCTTCGAGACATTGAGCTGCTGATTCAGCAGGCGGTTGAGGAGGACCCTGAGCTCGAGAAGCAGGAGGACGGTCTAATCAAGCAGATTCAGCTCATTCTGTACTCTACGGAAGAGGGATTCGAGATTCCTGAAGAGGGCGAGCCGCTTGATGACCAGGAGACATTTTGA